The Cottoperca gobio chromosome 6, fCotGob3.1, whole genome shotgun sequence genome has a segment encoding these proteins:
- the ric3b gene encoding protein RIC-3b isoform X1, with translation MAMSMFQKVTLATCLVLCVALLLPKILLSRGRKDAADRPEGSGSFPPKANRQSASEGQSQRAAASSFSRAHNTEAIARAKGAGTGAGTGGKSNLAGQIIPVYGFGILLYILYILFKITSKGNNKPTESRFPSVRSENMKRKISDFELSQLQDKLRETELVMENIVSYANHSPDRVKGVTADQEESLLQQLTEITRVMQEGQLVEDMVPEKKNQEDWEEASADYPEEPQQHWEHSRCSCQHSQQHQTETEAEKTRADGADPAHLPEDVMAGEEAAEGAGDLNTERESDLTAVSEERAEPEGAAPEGVEPERVEVREHKGEIDLGVPEEDLAGVLEELELTLKMTSMIEQEKMEDLTRTTETDTSCRRRNKRRRAKKASH, from the exons ATGGCGATGTCCATGTTTCAGAAGGTGACCCTCGCGACGTGTCTCGTGCTGTGTGTCGCGCTGCTGCTGCCAAAGATCCTGTTATCCCGCGGGAGGAAGGATGCTGCTGATCGGCCGGAGG GCTCAGGTAGTTTCCCTCCAAAGGCAAACCGTCAGTCGGCTTCGGAGGGTCAAAGCCAGAGGGCTGCAGCCTCCAGCTTCTCCAGAGCCCACAACACCGAGGCCATAGCGAGGGCCAAGGGAGCAGGGACGGGGGCGGGAACCGGGGGAAAGTCCAACCTGGCAGGACAGATCATCCCTGTGTATGGCTTCGGGATCTTACTCTACATCCTCTACATACTGTTTAAG ATCACATCGAAGGGAAACAACAAACCAACAGAGAGCAGGTTTCCTTCAGTTCGCTCAGAGAACATGAAGAGAAAGATCT CTGACTTCGAGTTGTCTCAGCTGCAGGACAAACTGAGGGAGACCGAGTTGGTGATGGAGAATATCGTTTCCTACGCCAACCACAGCCCTGACAG GGTGAAGGGGGTGACGGCGGATCAGGAGGAGagtctcctgcagcagctgacgGAGATAACTCGGGTGATGCAGGAGGGCCAGCTGGTGGAAGACATGGTTCCAGAGAAGAAGAACCAGGAGGACTGGGAAG AAGCTTCCGCAGATTATCCTGAGGAGCCACAGCAGCACTGGGAACATTCCCGCTGCTCTTGTCAGCACAGTCAGCAGCACCAGACGGAGACGGAGGCTGAGAAGACACGAGCTGATGGAGCCGACCCGGCACACCTTCCTGAGGACGTTATGGCAGGAGAAGAGGCGGCTGAGGGAGCAGGGGATctgaatacagagagagaatcaGATCTTACAGCAGTGAGTGAAGAGAGGGCGGAGCCAGAGGGGGCGGCGCCAGAGGGGGTGGAGCCAGAGAGGGTGGAGGTGCGGGAACACAAGGGTGAAATCGATCTGGGAGTCCCAGAGGAGGACCTGGCTGGAgtcctggaggagctggagctcACACTTAAGATGACGTCCATGATAGAgcaggagaagatggaggaccTCACCAGGACGACGGAGACGGACACTTCCTGCCGACGGAGgaacaagaggaggagagcaaagaAAGCCTCACACTGA
- the psma1 gene encoding proteasome subunit alpha type-1, with protein MFRNQYDNDVTVWSPQGRIHQIEYAMEAVKQGSATVGLKSKSHAVLVALKRAQSELAAHQKKILHVDNHIGISIAGLTADARLLCNFMRQECLDSRFVFDRPLPASRLVSLIGSKTQIPTQRYGRRPYGVGLLIAGFDDMGPHIFQTCPSANYFDCKAMSIGARSQSARTYLERCMEKFSDCNLNDLVQHGLRALRETLPSEQDLTTKNVSIGIVGKDMEFVIYDDDEVAPFLEGLEERPQRKVAPPADEPAAAAAAAGEGPDEPMEH; from the exons ATG TTTCGCAATCAGTACGACAACGACGTGACAGTATGGAGCCCACAG GGCCGTATTCATCAGATCGAGTATGCCATGGAGGCTGTGAAGCAAGGCTCTGCAACTGTAGGACTCAAATCCAAATCCCATGCAGTCCTGGTTGCACTAAAG AGAGCCCAGTCTGAACTGGCTGCTCACCAGAAGAAGATCCTCCATGTCGACAACCACATCGGCATCTCCATTGCCGGACTGACTGCGGATGCCAGACTGCTCTG TAACTTCATGCGTCAGGAGTGCTTGGACTCAAGATTTGTGTTCGACAGGCCCCTCCCCGCGTCACGTCTCGTCTCTCTTATTGGCAGCA AAACCCAAATCCCAACACAGAGGTATGGAAGGAGGCCCTATGGCGTCGGACTCCTCATTGCTGGCTTCGAT GACATGGGACCTCACATCTTCCAGACCTGCCCGTCAGCAAACTACTTTGACTGCAAAGCCATGTCCATCGGAGCGCGCTCTCAGTCTGCACGCACCTACCTGGAGAGATGCATGGAAAAGTTCTCTGACT gtAATCTGAATGATCTGGTTCAGCATGGCCTCCGTGCTCTCAGAGAAACCCTCCCCAGTGAGCAGGACCTCACTACCAAG AATGTTTCCATCGGCATTGTGGGTAAGGACATGGAGTTCGTCATCTATGACGATGATGAAGTTGCCCCGTTCCTGGAGGGACTGGAGGAGAGGCCACAGAGAAAG gttGCTCCGCCTGCAGATGAacccgccgccgccgccgccgccgctggAGAGGGTCCTGATGAGCCAATGGAGCACTGA
- the rerglb gene encoding RERG/RAS-like b yields MNDIKLALLGSQGAGKSAVLVRFLTRRFIGEYASNANSLYHKRLSIDGRQLNLEVFDPCSQSSEARCILEEPVDWADGFVVVYNISDRTSFINAKNILRQIREARVENCKGEVEVPVCLVGNKQDLCHARQVREDEGRCLAQENRCHFQEVSAAESYQDIANLFTQLIRQVMEHLKYRADRRRYSGSKSMAKLINNVFGKRRKSV; encoded by the exons ATGAACGACATCAAGCTCGCCCTGCTGGGAAGCCAGGGGGCTGGGAAGTCAG CTGTCCTTGTGCGGTTCCTGACCAGACGCTTCATCGGTGAATACGCCTCCAACGCCA ATTCCTTGTACCATAAAAGGCTTTCGATCGATGGCAGGCAGCTGAATCTGGAGGTTTTTGACCCCTGCTCTCAG AGCTCAGAGGCCAGGTGCATACTGGAGGAGCCGGTGGACTGGGCGGATGGCTTCGTGGTGGTGTACAACATCAGCGACCGCACTTCCTTCATCAACGCCAAGAACATCCTGCGGCAGATCCGGGAGGCGCGCGTGGAAAACTGCAAAGG GGAGGTGGAGGTTCCTGTGTGTCTGGTGGGGAACAAGCAGGATCTGTGTCACGCCCGGCAGGTGCGTGAGGACGAGGGCCGCTGCCTGGCTCAGGAGAACCGCTGCCACTTCCAGGAGGTCTCAGCGGCCGAGAGCTACCAGGACATCGCCAACCTGTTCACCCAACTCATCCGCCAGGTGATGGAGCACCTCAAGTACAGAGCTGACCGACGGCGCTACAGCGGCTCCAAGTCCATGGCCAAGCTCATCAACAATGTGTTTGGCAAGAGGAGGAAGTCCGTGTGA
- the ric3b gene encoding protein RIC-3b isoform X2 codes for MAMSMFQKVTLATCLVLCVALLLPKILLSRGRKDAADRPEGSGSFPPKANRQSASEGQSQRAAASSFSRAHNTEAIARAKGAGTGAGTGGKSNLAGQIIPVYGFGILLYILYILFKITSKGNNKPTESRFPSVRSENMKRKISDFELSQLQDKLRETELVMENIVSYANHSPDRVKGVTADQEESLLQQLTEITRVMQEGQLVEDMVPEKKNQEDWEASADYPEEPQQHWEHSRCSCQHSQQHQTETEAEKTRADGADPAHLPEDVMAGEEAAEGAGDLNTERESDLTAVSEERAEPEGAAPEGVEPERVEVREHKGEIDLGVPEEDLAGVLEELELTLKMTSMIEQEKMEDLTRTTETDTSCRRRNKRRRAKKASH; via the exons ATGGCGATGTCCATGTTTCAGAAGGTGACCCTCGCGACGTGTCTCGTGCTGTGTGTCGCGCTGCTGCTGCCAAAGATCCTGTTATCCCGCGGGAGGAAGGATGCTGCTGATCGGCCGGAGG GCTCAGGTAGTTTCCCTCCAAAGGCAAACCGTCAGTCGGCTTCGGAGGGTCAAAGCCAGAGGGCTGCAGCCTCCAGCTTCTCCAGAGCCCACAACACCGAGGCCATAGCGAGGGCCAAGGGAGCAGGGACGGGGGCGGGAACCGGGGGAAAGTCCAACCTGGCAGGACAGATCATCCCTGTGTATGGCTTCGGGATCTTACTCTACATCCTCTACATACTGTTTAAG ATCACATCGAAGGGAAACAACAAACCAACAGAGAGCAGGTTTCCTTCAGTTCGCTCAGAGAACATGAAGAGAAAGATCT CTGACTTCGAGTTGTCTCAGCTGCAGGACAAACTGAGGGAGACCGAGTTGGTGATGGAGAATATCGTTTCCTACGCCAACCACAGCCCTGACAG GGTGAAGGGGGTGACGGCGGATCAGGAGGAGagtctcctgcagcagctgacgGAGATAACTCGGGTGATGCAGGAGGGCCAGCTGGTGGAAGACATGGTTCCAGAGAAGAAGAACCAGGAGGACTGGGAAG CTTCCGCAGATTATCCTGAGGAGCCACAGCAGCACTGGGAACATTCCCGCTGCTCTTGTCAGCACAGTCAGCAGCACCAGACGGAGACGGAGGCTGAGAAGACACGAGCTGATGGAGCCGACCCGGCACACCTTCCTGAGGACGTTATGGCAGGAGAAGAGGCGGCTGAGGGAGCAGGGGATctgaatacagagagagaatcaGATCTTACAGCAGTGAGTGAAGAGAGGGCGGAGCCAGAGGGGGCGGCGCCAGAGGGGGTGGAGCCAGAGAGGGTGGAGGTGCGGGAACACAAGGGTGAAATCGATCTGGGAGTCCCAGAGGAGGACCTGGCTGGAgtcctggaggagctggagctcACACTTAAGATGACGTCCATGATAGAgcaggagaagatggaggaccTCACCAGGACGACGGAGACGGACACTTCCTGCCGACGGAGgaacaagaggaggagagcaaagaAAGCCTCACACTGA